Genomic segment of Actinomycetota bacterium:
TGAGCGTCGTCGTCGGCGGCATCACATCGTTGACCGTCAACGACCACGTATCCGCGGAGTCCCTCGTGTTGCCGGCGACATCGACCGCGCGGATAAACCAGGTATGCGTGCCCGGCAAGAGCGACGACGAGAGTGTTACCGAGGTCGCCGAAGCCGAAAGACTATCGCGGTTGAGATTTCCATCGACATAGAGCTGATACTTGGCGAGGTTCGCGTCTGAACTCGCGTTCCAGCTAAAGGTCTGACCCTTATCGTTGTCGACGGTCGCGCCGTTTGCGGGCGAACTCAAAGTAAACGACGACGGGGCGATTGTGTCGACTTTATAGGCCCTATTTCTGATCGATTCGGTATTGCCGTTGCTATCTACCGAGTAGTAGTAGAGCGTGTTGTTGCCTTCAGGCGCTAAGAAAGCGCCGCTATATGTCGTCCAGGTGCCGGTGGTCGAGTTCCACTGGTAGTAGGTAGTGCCGGGCTCGTTTCTGGTGAGCGTGATGGATGGGACGGTCTTATACCAGCCGTTGTCGCCATCGGGAGACGCCGGATTGCTTGAGATGGATGTCGTTGGCGCGACAACATCGTTCACAGTCAATGAGTAGGTCGACGATGAGGCTACGGTATGGCCGGCGCTATCGACCGCTTTTACATGCCAGGTGTGCGAACCCGGCGTAAGCGACGACGAAAGCGTCACCGAGGTCGAAGGTGCGGATACCGTGCGGTTGAGGGAGCCGTCGATGTAGAGATCATATTTCGACAGGTTGGTATCTGACGAGGCCGTCCACTCGAAGGTCTGCCCCTTATCGTTATTGACGGTCGCGCCGTTTGCGGGCGAGACCAAATCAAACGACGTAGGTGCCACAGTGTCAACCTTAAAAGTCTTATTCTTAGTGCTCTCGATGTTGCCCGCAGTGTCGATTGAGTAATAGTAGAGCACATGCTGGCCCTCGGGAGCCGTGAAAGCGCCCGTGTATTCGTTCCACAGCCCGCCGGTGGTATCCCACTGGTAATAGGTGGTGCCGGCTTCGTTGCGCGTCAAGGTAATGGACGGCGTAGTCTTAAACCAGCCGTTGGCGCCATCAGGGGACGACGGGTTGGTCGTAAGCGATGTCGTCGGCGGCACGACGTCAACAACCGTGAGCGTGTGGGTCGCGGACGAGTTGGTTGTGTTGCCTGCGACATCGACCGCGCGCACGTACCAGGTGTAACTTCCCGGCGCAAGCGACGACGAAAGCGTCACCTTGGTCGAAGTCGCGGATACCGTGCGGTTGAGAGAGTTGTTGATGTAGAGTTGGTAGCTCGCCAGGTTGGTATCTGACGAGGCCGTCCACTCGAAGGTCTGCCCCTTATCGTTGTTGACGGTCGCGCCATCCGCCGGCGATACGAGGTTGAAAGCGGTCGGCAAGATAGTATCGACCTTGAAAGCCTTGCTCTTTGTCGTCTCTATGTTACCCGCGGTATCAACCGAATAGTAGTAGAGGGTGTGCTGGCCTTCCGGTGCGGTAAATGAGCCCGAATATGTCGTCCATGAGCCGGTGGTCGAACCCCACTGGTAGTAGGTGGTCCCGGCTTCGTTGCGCGTCAAGGTAATGGACGGGACGGTCTTAAACCAGCCGTTGGCGCCATCGGGAGACGCCGGGTTGGTCGTAAGCGATGTCGTCGGCGGCACGACATCGTTTACGGTCAATGTAAAGGTCGCGCTCGAGTCTCTCGTGTTGCCTGCGGCATCGACCGCGCGCACGTACCAGGTGTGCGAACCCACCGATAGCGATGTCGAAAGCGTGTATGAGGTCGCGGAGGCTGAGATATTATCGCGGTTGAGTGAACCGTCGACGTAGAGTTGGTATTTGGAGAGACCTGAGTCGGCGTCTGAACTCGCCGTCCACTCGAAGGTCTGCCCCTTATCGTT
This window contains:
- a CDS encoding Ig-like domain-containing protein translates to NDKGQTFEWTASSDADSGLSKYQLYVDGSLNRDNISASATSYTLSTSLSVGSHTWYVRAVDAAGNTRDSSATFTLTVNDVVPPTTSLTTNPASPDGANGWFKTVPSITLTRNEAGTTYYQWGSTTGSWTTYSGSFTAPEGQHTLYYYSVDTAGNIETTKSKAFKVDTILPTAFNLVSPADGATVNNDKGQTFEWTASSDTNLASYQLYINNSLNRTVSATSTKVTLSSSLAPGSYTWYVRAVDVAGNTTNSSATHTLTVVDVVPPTTSLTTNPSSPDGANGWFKTTPSITLTRNEAGTTYYQWDTTGGLWNEYTGAFTAPEGQHVLYYYSIDTAGNIESTKNKTFKVDTVAPTSFDLVSPANGATVNNDKGQTFEWTASSDTNLSKYDLYIDGSLNRTVSAPSTSVTLSSSLTPGSHTWHVKAVDSAGHTVASSSTYSLTVNDVVAPTTSISSNPASPDGDNGWYKTVPSITLTRNEPGTTYYQWNSTTGTWTTYSGAFLAPEGNNTLYYYSVDSNGNTESIRNRAYKVDTIAPSSFTLSSPANGATVDNDKGQTFSWNASSDANLAKYQLYVDGNLNRDSLSASATSVTLSSSLLPGTHTWFIRAVDVAGNTRDSADTWSLTVNDVMPPTTTLSTNPTSANGTNGWFKGTAPSVTLTRSEAGVTYYQWNSTTGAWTSYTATTGGLTAPEGINTLYYYSVDTKGNTESVKSKEFKVDTSIPSVSISQPADGAILSGTSYAIAGSASDSASSGVSKVEVSIDGAWKTATGTSGWTYNWSLPADGTYTISARAVDVAGNVGNPASSISVKVDNSSPSVTSVSPAEGATGVSTSAGVTALFSEPMDPSTINSSTVTLMDSANNPVAGTVTYDAGTRTATLKPTNNLISSMTYTATITTGVRDLAGTAMATAKVWSFTTAAFVDAPATSITLSPTTPDGSNGWYKTIPTITLTSDRPGIIYYQWDSTTGPWMTAGGGFAALEGQHTLYFYSMDTSNNTEVVKSVVLKVDAQAPSKPANVKATALCESKILIEWEASTDNIAVAGYNVYNADTGQKIAGTTTTSFTHTGLASNTAYRYYVAAFDAAGNQSPVSNTVEATTFQGSKSTAPGTSVNVELGNGVKVSFSNVVVSGTTSATVITDPPYGTPTPTFRFRGYHIDISTTAGYAGAIMVTVSYDESLIKGNEKNLKFMHWNGQKWEDITVEVDTVNNTITGMTTSLSPFGVGEEEGTTAATSIAFGHNTNLLAALAVAMMLLGTALVLRRSTV